The proteins below come from a single Mycobacteriales bacterium genomic window:
- a CDS encoding acyl-CoA dehydrogenase family protein: MLDTRLTEEQQSLRKTVEAFAREVVAPVAAHHDASRTFPYAVVRAMGEMGLFGLPFPEEYGGMGGDYFALCLVIEELARVDQSVAITLEAGCSLGAMPIYRFGTEEQKQQWLPSLCSGQALGAFGLTEPGAGSDAGGTRTTARLEEGQWVINGSKAFITNSGTEVTTLVTVTAVTGRTSTGRKEISTILVPVPVQGFTAEPAYDKVGWNASDTHPLTFVDVRVPEENLLGERGRGYANFLHILDEGRIAISALAVGAAQGCVDESVRYAQQREAFGRPIGQHQAIAFKIARMEARVHVARTAYYDAAARMQAGLPFKKEAAIAKLISSEAAMDNARDATQIHGGYGFMNDYPVARHYRDSKILEIGEGTSEVQLMLIARELGL, from the coding sequence GTGCTGGACACCCGACTGACCGAGGAGCAGCAGTCGCTCCGCAAGACGGTCGAGGCGTTCGCCCGCGAGGTCGTCGCGCCGGTGGCCGCGCACCACGACGCGAGCAGGACCTTCCCGTACGCCGTGGTGCGTGCGATGGGCGAGATGGGCCTGTTCGGACTGCCCTTTCCCGAGGAGTACGGCGGGATGGGCGGCGACTACTTCGCGTTGTGTCTGGTGATCGAGGAACTGGCGCGGGTCGACCAGAGCGTCGCGATCACGCTGGAGGCCGGCTGCTCGCTCGGTGCGATGCCGATCTACCGCTTCGGCACCGAGGAGCAGAAGCAGCAGTGGCTGCCGTCGCTCTGCTCGGGGCAGGCGCTGGGCGCGTTCGGCCTCACCGAGCCGGGAGCGGGCAGCGACGCGGGCGGCACCCGCACCACCGCCCGGCTCGAGGAGGGGCAGTGGGTGATCAACGGCAGCAAGGCGTTCATCACCAACTCCGGCACGGAGGTCACGACGCTGGTCACCGTCACCGCCGTGACCGGCCGGACGTCCACCGGCAGGAAGGAGATCAGCACCATCCTGGTGCCGGTGCCGGTCCAGGGCTTCACGGCCGAGCCGGCCTACGACAAGGTCGGCTGGAACGCCTCCGACACCCACCCGCTGACCTTCGTGGACGTGCGGGTCCCAGAGGAGAACCTGCTCGGCGAGCGCGGCCGCGGCTATGCCAACTTCCTGCACATCCTGGACGAGGGGCGCATCGCCATCAGCGCGCTGGCGGTCGGTGCGGCGCAGGGCTGTGTCGACGAGAGCGTGCGGTACGCCCAGCAGCGCGAGGCCTTCGGCCGGCCGATCGGGCAGCACCAGGCGATCGCCTTCAAGATCGCCCGGATGGAGGCGCGGGTACACGTCGCCCGCACCGCCTACTACGACGCGGCAGCGAGGATGCAGGCCGGTCTGCCGTTCAAGAAGGAGGCTGCCATCGCGAAGCTGATCAGCAGCGAGGCGGCGATGGACAACGCCCGCGACGCCACGCAGATCCATGGGGGCTACGGATTCATGAACGACTACCCGGT